The Chanos chanos chromosome 16, fChaCha1.1, whole genome shotgun sequence genome has a window encoding:
- the LOC115829758 gene encoding zona pellucida sperm-binding protein 4-like gives MARVWHSIGVVAICVCFSAVCNAVPWWSGAEKPQTPASQMSQQQQFQQQSAPQRYKPKQPLPPKAEPFQRCDVDDFDKVHCGEPDITAAECESINCCFDGRQCYYGKAVTVQCTRDGQFVVVVARDATLPELSLDSISLLGGSDAPCSPVGTTAAFAIFQFPVTACGTTMMEEGDDYIVYENIMSSSYEVGVGPLGSITRDSHFELLFQCRYSGTAVEALVIEVNTVPPPPPVAAPGPLRVELRLANGECFAKGCVEGDAAYTSYYSDADYPVTKVLREPVYAEVRVLERTDPNLVLTLGDCWATSTPSSESVPRWDLLVDGCPYRDDRYLTNLIPVDGSSGLQFPSHYKRFVLKMFTFVDPESLVPLQEQVFIHCNTAVCSPSADQSCEAHCGRQKRHADAVKGAAQETLVSSKELRIIAGL, from the exons ATGGCAAGAGTGTGGCATTCCATTGGCGTTGTAGCCATTTGTGTCTGCTTTAGTGCAGTCTGCAATGCAGTGCCTTGGTGGTCAGGAGCAGAGAAACCACAAACTCCAGCTTCCCAGATgtcgcagcagcagcagttccAACAGCAATCTGCCCCACAGAGATACAAGCCAAAGCAGCCACTGCCACCCAAGGCTGAACCGTTCCAGAGGTGTGATGTGGATGACTTTGATAAGGTGCATTGTGGTGAACCTGACATTACTGCTGCTGAGTGTGAGTCTATAAACTGCTGTTTTGATGGCCGGCAATGCTATTATGGGAAGGCAG TGACCGTGCAGTGTACCAGGGATGGTCAGTTTGTGGTGGTGGTAGCCAGGGATGCCACATTACCTGAGCTCAGTTTGGATTCCATCAGCCTGTTGGGTGGAAGTGATGCCCCCTGCAGTCCTGTTGGCACCACTGCAGCCTTTGCCATATTCCAGTTCCCCGTCACAGCGTGTGGGACCACCATGATG GAGGAAGGTGACGACTACATCGTCTATGAGAACATCATGTCCTCTTCCTACGAAGTGGGGGTCGGCCCCCTCGGCTCCATCACCAGGGACAGCCATTTCGA GCTTCTCTTCCAGTGCAGGTATTCTGGTACTGCGGTTGAGGCCCTGGTTATTGAGGTCAACACCgttcctccaccacctccagtGGCTGCCCCTGGCCCCCTACGAGTGGAACTGAGGCTGGCAAATGGTGAATGCTTCGCGAAGGGATGCGTGGAAG GCGACGCAGCATATACCTCGTACTACAGTGACGCTGACTACCCAGTCACAAAGGTCCTACGGGAACCAGTGTATGCGGAAGTGCGTGTTTTGGAGAGGACCGATCCCAATCTTGTCCTGACCTTGGGTGACTGTTGGGCGACATCTACCCCCAGCTCTGAAAGCGTACCTCGTTGGGACCTTCTTGTGGATGG GTGTCCGTACCGGGATGACCGTTACCTGACTAATCTGATCCCAGTGGATGGGTCCTCCGGGCTTCAATTCCCAAGCCACTACAAGCGCTTTGTCCTAAAGATGTTTACCTTTGTGGATCCTGAGTCCCTGGTTCCTTTGCAGGAGCAG GTGTTCATCCACTGTaatacagctgtgtgttctccatCGGCCGACCAGTCCTGTGAGGCGCACTGCGGCAGGCAGA AGAGGCATGCTGATGCAGTAAAAGGTGCTGCCCAAGAGACCTTGGTGTCCAGTAAGGAATTAAGAATTATTGCAGGGCTCTGA
- the ccdc43 gene encoding coiled-coil domain-containing protein 43 → MAAPEKVAGEFENWLNDRLDSLEVDREVYGAYILGVLQEEESDEEKRDALQGILSAFLEEDTLEEVCQQIITQWSECSARSAASNNQPDSEVQAIASLIEKQAQIIVKQREVSQEAQKRKEALLAQYANVTDEEDEGEEEDQTGAVGIPSDKSLFKNTNVEDVLSRRKQQRDQAKEDAQKKKEQDKLQREKDKLAKQERKEKEKKRTQKGERKR, encoded by the exons ATGGCTGCGCCCGAGAAAGTCGCCGGGGAGTTTGAAAACTGGCTTAATGATCGTTTAGACTCCCTTGAAGTTGACCGAGAAGTGTATGGAGCATACATACTCGGAGTTCTTCAGGAAGAGGAGAGCGACgaagagaaaagagatgctCTTCAAGGCATTTTGTCCGCATTTCTG GAGGAAGATACTTTAGAGGAAGTCTGCCAGCAGATCATCACACAATGGAGTGAATGTTCAGCCCGATCTGCTGCCTCCAATAACCAGCCCGACT CTGAGGTCCAGGCGATTGCCAGTCTGATAGAGAAGCAGGCTCAGATCATCGTCAAACAGAGGGAGGTGTCTCAGGAGGCGCAGAAGAGAAAGGAGGCCCTGCTCGCTCAGTATGCCAACGTCACAGACGAGGAGGA tgaaggagaggaggaagaccagacaggagcagtgggaaTACCCAGTGACAAAT CTCTGTTCAAGAACACAAACGTGGAAGATGTGCTAAGCAGACGCAAGCAGCAACGCGACCAGGCTAAAGAGGACGCgcagaagaagaaagaacaggACAAGCTACAACGCGAGAAAGACAAACTTGCCAAGCAAGAacggaaagagaaagagaagaaacgtACACAGAAAGGAGAACgcaaaagataa